One Chaetodon trifascialis isolate fChaTrf1 chromosome 13, fChaTrf1.hap1, whole genome shotgun sequence DNA segment encodes these proteins:
- the LOC139341090 gene encoding rho-related GTP-binding protein RhoQ, with protein sequence MANGTGTIMLKCVVVGDGAVGKTCLLMSYANDAFPEEYVPTVFDHYAVSVNVGGKQYLLGLYDTAGQEDYDRLRPLSYPMTDVFLICFSVVNPASFQNVREEWVPELQEYAPSVPYLLIGTQIDLRDDPKTIAKLNDMKEKPIATEQGQKLAKEIGACCYVECSALTQKGLKTVFDEAIIAILAPKKKKGALKRRLGPRCINCCLIT encoded by the exons ATGGCAAACGGAACCGGTACTATCATGTTAAAATGCGTCGTGGTCGGAGACGGTGCAGTGGGTAAAACGTGTCTTCTGATGAGCTATGCCAATGACGCCTTTCCAGAGGAGTATGTACCCACAGTCTTTGATCATTATGCAG TGAGTGTCAACGTCGGTGGAAAGCAGTACTTGTTGGGACTGTATGACACAGCTGGCCAG gAGGACTACGACCGCCTCAGGCCATTGTCCTACCCAATGACCGATGTCTTCCTCATCTGCTTCTCGGTGGTAAACCCTGCCAGTTTCCAGAATGTGCGTGAAGAATGGGTGCCGGAGTTGCAGGAGTATGCACCCAGTGTCCCCTACCTGCTCATTGGCACGCAG ATTGACCTTCGTGATGACCCCAAGACCATTGCCAAACTGAATGACATGAAGGAGAAGCCCATCGCCACTGAGCAAGGCCAGAAACTAGCGAAGGAG ATTGGTGCATGTTGCTATGTGGAATGTTCAGCTTTGACCCAGAAGGGCCTGAAGACAGTGTTCGACGAGGCCATCATTGCAATCTTGGCTCCCAAGAAAAAGAAGGGAGCCCTGAAGAGAAGACTGGGACCCCGCTGCATCAACTGCTGTCTGATCACGTGA